In one window of Photorhabdus laumondii subsp. laumondii DNA:
- the rsmH gene encoding 16S rRNA (cytosine(1402)-N(4))-methyltransferase RsmH → MANSHFKHTSVLLDEAVNGLNIRENGIYIDGTFGRGGHSRLILSQLGTEGRLIAIDRDPQAIEVAKAITDPRFSIVHGPFSKLAHYTEKAGLIGKIDGVLLDLGVSSPQLDDPERGFSFMRDGPLDMRMDPTRGQSAAEWLMNATADDIAWVLKTFGEERFAKRIARAIVACNQEEPITRTKALADLIAQASPIKEKHKHPATKSFQAIRIYINSELEEIEQALEGALQVLAPQGRLSVISFHSLEDRIVKRFIRQNSRGPQVPAGLPLTEEQLKARGGRSLKSIGKMKPSEEEVADNPRARSSVLRFAEKVSE, encoded by the coding sequence ATGGCAAATAGTCATTTTAAACATACCAGCGTATTGTTGGATGAAGCAGTCAACGGGCTGAATATTCGTGAAAATGGCATCTATATTGATGGCACATTTGGCCGTGGAGGGCATTCACGTCTGATTTTGTCGCAATTGGGGACTGAGGGTCGCTTAATTGCCATTGATCGAGATCCTCAGGCGATTGAAGTGGCGAAAGCGATTACAGATCCACGTTTTTCAATTGTACATGGGCCATTTTCTAAATTGGCTCACTATACAGAAAAAGCCGGGCTAATCGGCAAAATTGATGGTGTATTACTGGATTTAGGTGTTTCTTCTCCTCAGTTGGATGATCCGGAACGCGGTTTTTCTTTTATGCGTGATGGGCCGCTAGATATGCGGATGGACCCGACTCGTGGGCAGTCAGCAGCAGAATGGCTGATGAACGCAACAGCAGATGATATTGCCTGGGTATTGAAAACATTTGGTGAAGAGCGTTTCGCCAAACGCATTGCCAGAGCAATTGTGGCATGCAATCAGGAAGAGCCAATTACTCGAACAAAAGCGTTAGCCGATTTGATTGCTCAGGCCAGCCCGATAAAAGAAAAACATAAGCATCCAGCAACCAAGAGCTTCCAGGCTATTAGGATCTATATCAACAGTGAGCTGGAAGAGATTGAGCAGGCGCTGGAGGGAGCATTACAAGTGCTTGCACCGCAAGGGAGACTTTCAGTGATTAGTTTCCATTCGCTGGAAGATCGTATTGTTAAACGATTTATTCGTCAGAATAGTCGAGGGCCACAAGTACCGGCAGGATTGCCCCTCACCGAAGAGCAACTGAAAGCACGCGGTGGGCGTAGCTTGAAATCGATTGGCAAGATGAAACCTTCAGAGGAAGAAGTGGCTGATAATCCACGGGCTCGTAGTTCTGTTTTGCGTTTTGCTGAAAAAGTTAGTGAATAA
- the mraZ gene encoding division/cell wall cluster transcriptional repressor MraZ translates to MFRGATQINLDSKGRLTVPTRYRAMLNEESQGQMVCTIDLHQPCLLLYTLSEWEIIEEKLSRLSSMNPAERRVQRLLLGHASECQMDSAGRLLLANTLRQHAGLVKEVMLVGQFNKFELWDEQAWYQQVKDDIAAEQSTQEPLSVRLQELSL, encoded by the coding sequence ATGTTTCGTGGAGCAACGCAGATAAATCTCGATAGCAAGGGGCGGCTCACCGTACCTACCCGATACCGGGCTATGCTAAATGAGGAATCACAAGGGCAAATGGTTTGTACCATTGACCTTCATCAACCGTGCTTGTTGCTTTATACATTATCTGAATGGGAAATTATTGAAGAAAAACTTTCTCGCTTATCCAGCATGAATCCGGCAGAGCGTCGGGTGCAACGTTTGCTTTTAGGTCATGCCAGTGAATGCCAGATGGATAGTGCAGGACGTCTTTTGTTAGCTAATACATTGCGTCAGCATGCAGGGCTAGTCAAAGAGGTCATGCTGGTTGGTCAGTTCAACAAATTTGAATTGTGGGATGAACAGGCTTGGTATCAACAGGTTAAAGATGATATTGCGGCTGAGCAATCCACACAGGAACCTTTATCAGTACGGCTACAGGAATTATCACTATAA
- the cra gene encoding catabolite repressor/activator, with the protein MKLDEIARLAGVSRTTASYVINGKAKQYRVSDKTVEKVMAVVREHNYHPNAVAAGLRAGRTRSIGLVIPDLENTSYTRIANYLERQARQRGYQLLIACSEDQPENEMRCVEHLLQRQVDAIIVSTALPPEHPFYQRWASRSLPIIALDRALENEHFISVVGDDFEDAKMLAQEFRQFPAESVLYLGALPELSVSFLREQGFREAWKDDPRKVMYLYSNSYERDAAAEVFTKWLETHPMPQALFTTSFALLQGVMDVTLKHSGRLPNQLVIATFGDHELLDFLECPVLSVAQRHREIAERVLELVLASLDEKQKPGPGITRIHRDLCRRGSLSRKI; encoded by the coding sequence GTGAAACTGGATGAAATCGCCCGCCTTGCAGGTGTTTCACGCACAACGGCCAGTTATGTAATTAATGGTAAAGCCAAGCAATACCGTGTCAGTGATAAAACGGTAGAAAAAGTGATGGCAGTAGTCAGAGAGCATAATTACCATCCTAATGCTGTGGCAGCCGGTCTCCGTGCAGGGCGTACCCGTTCTATTGGTTTGGTTATTCCAGATTTAGAAAATACCAGCTATACCCGTATTGCTAATTATTTGGAACGTCAGGCTCGTCAGCGTGGCTATCAGTTATTGATAGCCTGTTCGGAAGACCAACCTGAGAATGAAATGCGTTGTGTTGAACACCTGCTACAACGTCAGGTGGATGCAATTATTGTTTCTACCGCATTACCGCCGGAGCATCCTTTTTATCAACGCTGGGCTAGTCGTTCTTTGCCTATTATTGCTCTCGATCGGGCACTTGAAAATGAACACTTTATCAGCGTAGTGGGTGATGATTTTGAAGATGCAAAGATGTTGGCACAAGAATTTCGTCAATTCCCGGCTGAATCTGTGCTTTATCTCGGTGCATTACCGGAGTTATCAGTCAGTTTTCTGCGTGAGCAGGGGTTCCGTGAAGCATGGAAAGATGACCCTCGTAAAGTGATGTATCTTTACTCAAACAGCTATGAGCGTGATGCGGCTGCTGAAGTATTCACCAAATGGTTAGAAACTCATCCAATGCCACAAGCGTTGTTCACCACCTCTTTTGCCCTGTTACAGGGGGTCATGGATGTTACCCTTAAACACAGCGGCCGTTTACCAAATCAATTGGTTATTGCGACTTTTGGTGATCATGAATTATTGGATTTCCTTGAATGTCCAGTGCTTTCTGTAGCGCAGCGTCATCGTGAAATTGCTGAACGGGTATTGGAACTGGTGTTAGCAAGTCTAGATGAAAAGCAGAAGCCAGGGCCAGGTATCACACGGATACATCGTGACTTATGTCGGCGAGGAAGCCTGAGTCGGAAAATATGA
- the ilvN gene encoding acetolactate synthase small subunit has protein sequence MRRILSVLLENESGALSRVVGLFSQRGYNIESLTVAPTDDPTLSRMTIQTKGDARVLEQIEKQLHKLVDVLRVSELAPGSHVEREIMLVKLQASGYGREEIKRSTDIFRGQIVDVTATLYTVQLVGTSDKLDAFLDAVRDVAEIVEVARSGIVGVSRGDKIMR, from the coding sequence ATGCGCCGGATTTTATCTGTATTACTTGAAAACGAATCAGGGGCTTTGTCCCGGGTTGTTGGTCTGTTTTCCCAACGTGGCTACAACATTGAAAGTTTAACTGTTGCCCCAACGGATGATCCGACATTATCGCGGATGACAATTCAGACTAAGGGCGATGCAAGGGTACTTGAACAGATTGAAAAACAGTTGCACAAGTTGGTGGATGTGTTGCGAGTCAGCGAGTTGGCACCGGGTTCTCATGTGGAGCGTGAGATTATGCTAGTCAAATTGCAGGCCAGTGGATATGGACGTGAAGAGATCAAGCGCAGTACTGACATCTTCCGTGGGCAGATCGTTGATGTGACTGCGACCTTATATACCGTACAGTTGGTGGGAACCAGCGATAAATTGGATGCCTTTCTCGATGCTGTTCGGGATGTTGCTGAAATTGTTGAAGTTGCTCGTTCGGGTATTGTCGGTGTCTCTCGCGGGGATAAAATTATGCGATGA
- the ilvI gene encoding acetolactate synthase 3 large subunit, whose translation MEMLSGAEMVVRSLIDQGVKHIFGYPGGAVLDIYDALHTVGGIEHILVRHEQGAVHMADGYARSTGKVGVVLITSGPGATNAITGIATAYMDSIPMVVLSGQVASSLIGNDAFQECDMVGISRPIVKHSFLVKKAEDIPKVLKKAFYLASSGRPGPVVIDLPKDTVNPAVKLPYIYPDQISMRSYNPTIQGHKGQIKRALRKLLNAKKPVIYVGGGAINADCSAELLVLAEKFNIPVVSSLMGLGSFPATHPQSLGMLGMHGTFEANKAIHNSDVIFAVGVRFDDRTTNNLEKYCPEATVLHIDIDPTSISKTVSADVPIVGDAKQVLGQMLSLLETVEDTQDPDALKDWWLSIQQWRSRKCLSFDRSGEKIKPQAAIEVLYRLTKGEAYVTSDVGQHQMFVALHYPFDKPRRWISSGGLGTMGFGLPAALGVKLVKPEATVVCVTGDGSIQMNIQELSTALQYGLPVLVLNLNNRFLGMIRQWQDMIYAGRHSQSYMESLPDFVKLAEAYGHVGISIQRYDELESKLAEALKEVTENQRLVFVDITVDETEHVYPMQIRGGAMDEMWLSKTERT comes from the coding sequence ATGGAGATGTTATCAGGAGCTGAAATGGTCGTCCGATCGTTAATTGATCAGGGCGTTAAGCATATATTCGGTTATCCGGGGGGGGCAGTACTGGATATTTATGATGCCCTGCATACGGTTGGGGGCATTGAGCATATCCTGGTACGTCATGAGCAGGGGGCAGTTCATATGGCTGATGGTTATGCTCGTTCTACCGGGAAGGTTGGTGTGGTATTAATCACCTCCGGTCCAGGAGCAACCAATGCCATTACCGGTATTGCCACAGCTTATATGGATTCAATTCCGATGGTTGTATTGTCCGGTCAAGTCGCCAGTTCGTTGATCGGTAATGATGCATTCCAAGAATGTGACATGGTAGGGATATCCCGCCCGATCGTAAAACACAGTTTTTTAGTGAAAAAAGCAGAGGATATTCCGAAGGTACTGAAAAAAGCTTTCTATCTAGCTTCCAGTGGTCGTCCGGGACCCGTCGTTATTGATTTACCAAAAGACACGGTAAATCCGGCAGTAAAATTACCCTATATTTATCCTGATCAGATAAGTATGCGTTCTTATAATCCAACGATTCAAGGACACAAAGGGCAGATTAAGCGGGCATTAAGAAAACTATTGAATGCGAAAAAACCAGTCATATATGTAGGCGGGGGGGCGATTAACGCAGATTGTTCAGCAGAATTACTGGTATTGGCAGAAAAATTCAATATCCCTGTTGTGAGCTCCCTGATGGGCTTAGGCAGTTTCCCTGCAACTCATCCGCAAAGCCTGGGCATGCTCGGTATGCATGGTACATTCGAAGCCAACAAAGCCATCCATAATTCAGATGTCATTTTTGCTGTCGGTGTACGTTTTGATGATCGTACAACCAATAATCTGGAGAAATATTGCCCGGAAGCAACGGTATTACATATTGATATTGATCCAACATCAATTTCGAAAACGGTTTCCGCAGATGTACCTATTGTTGGTGATGCTAAACAGGTGCTTGGACAAATGTTGTCGTTGCTGGAGACAGTAGAAGACACACAAGATCCAGATGCGCTAAAAGATTGGTGGTTATCTATTCAGCAATGGCGGAGCCGTAAATGTCTTAGTTTTGATCGCAGTGGTGAAAAGATTAAACCACAAGCGGCTATCGAGGTTCTCTATCGTCTGACGAAGGGAGAAGCTTATGTCACTTCAGATGTTGGGCAGCATCAGATGTTTGTTGCATTGCATTACCCATTTGATAAACCAAGGCGTTGGATCAGTTCCGGTGGTTTGGGGACGATGGGATTTGGTTTACCGGCGGCTTTGGGCGTTAAACTGGTGAAACCGGAAGCGACGGTAGTCTGTGTTACGGGGGATGGTAGTATTCAGATGAATATTCAGGAGCTGTCCACCGCATTGCAATATGGGTTGCCGGTACTGGTTCTGAACTTGAATAATCGTTTCTTGGGGATGATAAGACAATGGCAAGATATGATTTATGCTGGTCGTCACTCTCAATCTTATATGGAATCCTTGCCTGATTTTGTCAAATTGGCTGAAGCTTACGGTCATGTTGGCATTTCTATTCAACGTTATGATGAATTGGAAAGTAAATTGGCCGAAGCCTTGAAAGAGGTGACTGAAAATCAGCGGCTGGTATTTGTTGATATCACTGTGGATGAAACTGAACATGTATATCCTATGCAGATCCGTGGAGGAGCAATGGATGAGATGTGGTTAAGCAAAACGGAGAGAACCTGA
- a CDS encoding tetratricopeptide repeat protein, producing MKYILLLIIVLFTNACAEPTKTNIPRTVFDGIKYTGMVKELPLKVPRTVEEFRELEKQAQNGSSNAYFLLGKLYTDSSLKKSERDYQKAIEYYSKALKLDKNHAESLYNLGIIYSFGYGVQEDQIKANDLLQRAGDSGIINGYQIIGVNYLHGLGNSPQDLEKAFHYIKINAEKGIVEKEISQEIINHWDNFLILMGYKPIPLVGKSN from the coding sequence ATGAAATATATACTTTTGCTGATAATCGTATTATTTACCAATGCATGTGCAGAACCGACGAAAACAAATATTCCTAGAACTGTATTTGATGGAATTAAATATACAGGTATGGTTAAGGAACTGCCACTGAAAGTACCGAGAACAGTTGAAGAGTTTCGGGAACTGGAAAAACAAGCTCAGAATGGTAGCTCTAATGCCTATTTTTTATTAGGAAAACTTTATACCGACAGTTCATTAAAGAAATCAGAAAGAGATTACCAAAAAGCCATCGAGTATTATAGCAAGGCATTAAAGTTAGATAAAAACCATGCGGAATCTTTATATAATCTCGGTATAATTTATAGTTTTGGTTATGGAGTACAAGAAGATCAAATAAAAGCCAATGATCTACTTCAAAGAGCTGGAGATTCTGGCATAATAAATGGGTATCAGATAATAGGGGTGAATTATTTACATGGTTTAGGGAATAGCCCACAGGATTTAGAAAAGGCATTTCATTATATTAAAATAAATGCTGAAAAGGGCATCGTGGAAAAAGAAATATCTCAAGAAATAATAAATCATTGGGATAATTTTTTAATTCTCATGGGATATAAACCCATCCCATTAGTAGGAAAAAGTAACTAA
- a CDS encoding RBBP9/YdeN family alpha/beta hydrolase: protein MNFNNVVIVHGFLATPDHHWFPWLKDQYEKLNINVIVPELPESHVPSPHLWQEKLQESISNPNERTLFIGHSLGCIATLRYISSLPDNINIGGIVLIAGFYEKLSTLPELNTFTEEGLDFHLLRQKINQRITILSLNDEIVSPQFTLNLSQQLRAELYGFPDGGHFLDRDGFTVFPKLEKVLKDNSML from the coding sequence ATGAATTTTAATAATGTAGTTATTGTTCATGGTTTTTTAGCAACTCCCGATCACCATTGGTTTCCTTGGCTTAAAGATCAGTATGAAAAGTTAAATATCAATGTTATTGTGCCGGAACTGCCTGAATCTCATGTTCCTTCCCCCCATTTATGGCAAGAAAAATTGCAGGAGAGCATTTCAAATCCTAATGAAAGAACACTTTTTATCGGGCATAGTCTGGGTTGCATTGCTACACTCCGTTATATCTCATCTTTACCTGATAATATAAATATTGGGGGGATTGTATTAATTGCAGGATTTTATGAAAAACTATCAACTTTACCTGAATTAAATACATTTACTGAAGAGGGGCTGGATTTTCACTTGCTCAGACAGAAAATAAACCAACGAATAACAATATTATCGCTTAATGATGAGATTGTATCGCCACAGTTTACCTTAAATTTGAGTCAGCAGCTCCGGGCTGAATTATATGGTTTTCCTGATGGCGGGCACTTTTTAGATCGCGACGGTTTTACTGTTTTTCCTAAGCTAGAAAAGGTATTAAAAGATAACTCAATGTTGTGA
- a CDS encoding AMP-dependent synthetase/ligase: protein MTKNLHPYHLINRLQQQIKQHPEKIAFRQWSPAEQLELNWHDIGKKTDAISRALLEIGVDVQEKIGLFAHNSMAWSLADIAVLQLRAVTVPLYATSSQEQAGFILNDAGVRILFVGGQAQYDVAITLTECCPQLSHIIVLDESVDLRDCSLAQHLSDFMVDNELPCQSELETRIANHNLDDLFTLIYTSGTTGEPKGVMLDYRNLAYQLYSHDHILALTDQDISLSFLPLSHVFERAWSFYVMHVGAQNVYLTDTNFVRQAMADVCPTVMCAVPRFYEKIYSAVFEKVSKAPWHRRKLFNWAIKCGERQFLRKLQSKKSCPWSTAMHRLADKLVLSKLRNVLGGRVRFLPAAGARLDETIILFFLAVGINIKYGYGMTETCATVSCWEEQGYVLGSIGKPSPGIDVRIGEEDEIQVRGPIVMKGYFNNQQETTKAFTQDGWLRTGDAGKLDENGNLFITERLKDLMKTSNGKYIAPQMIEGILGQDRFIEHVAIIADARKFVSALIVPCHEALEEYARSINLKYHDRVELLRHSQIINMFEQRLKEMQKNFAHFDQVKRFILLPKPFSMETGELTPTLKLRRKIIMQRYYEEIESMYQD from the coding sequence ATAACTAAAAATTTACATCCTTATCACTTGATAAACCGGTTGCAACAACAAATAAAACAACACCCAGAGAAAATTGCTTTTCGCCAATGGTCTCCGGCTGAACAACTCGAACTAAACTGGCATGATATTGGCAAAAAGACCGACGCTATTAGCCGGGCGTTGTTGGAGATTGGTGTTGATGTGCAAGAAAAAATTGGCCTCTTTGCACATAACAGCATGGCGTGGTCATTGGCAGATATCGCTGTATTACAACTTCGGGCGGTCACTGTCCCTCTGTATGCAACCAGTAGTCAGGAACAGGCTGGTTTCATACTTAATGATGCTGGTGTGCGTATTTTGTTTGTTGGTGGGCAGGCGCAGTATGATGTTGCTATTACGTTGACAGAATGTTGCCCTCAGTTAAGTCACATTATTGTCTTAGATGAATCAGTCGATTTGCGGGATTGTTCATTAGCTCAGCATTTATCTGATTTCATGGTCGATAATGAATTACCCTGTCAGTCCGAGTTGGAAACTCGTATTGCTAACCACAATCTGGATGATCTTTTTACACTTATTTATACGTCTGGTACCACGGGTGAGCCTAAAGGCGTCATGCTTGATTACCGCAATTTAGCCTATCAGTTGTATTCACATGATCATATCCTGGCATTAACTGATCAGGACATTTCTTTGAGTTTTCTGCCGTTATCCCATGTCTTTGAGCGTGCATGGAGTTTCTATGTCATGCATGTAGGGGCACAAAATGTTTATCTGACTGACACTAATTTTGTTCGTCAAGCTATGGCGGATGTCTGCCCGACAGTGATGTGTGCAGTGCCGAGATTTTACGAAAAAATTTATAGTGCGGTTTTTGAAAAGGTTTCTAAGGCTCCTTGGCATCGAAGAAAACTTTTTAATTGGGCGATTAAATGTGGTGAGCGTCAGTTTTTACGTAAGTTGCAGAGTAAAAAAAGCTGCCCTTGGTCAACAGCAATGCATCGACTGGCTGATAAATTGGTGTTGAGCAAATTACGGAATGTGTTGGGGGGCAGAGTTCGGTTTTTACCTGCTGCTGGTGCACGTCTGGACGAAACGATTATCCTGTTCTTTCTCGCTGTTGGGATAAATATCAAATATGGCTATGGCATGACAGAGACTTGTGCCACGGTTTCCTGTTGGGAAGAGCAAGGTTATGTACTTGGTTCTATTGGTAAACCATCGCCTGGCATTGACGTCCGTATCGGTGAAGAAGATGAGATACAAGTGCGTGGCCCAATTGTGATGAAAGGCTATTTCAATAATCAGCAAGAAACCACCAAGGCATTTACTCAAGACGGTTGGTTGCGTACAGGTGATGCCGGTAAGTTGGATGAAAATGGTAATTTGTTCATTACTGAACGCCTGAAAGATTTGATGAAAACATCGAATGGCAAATATATTGCCCCTCAAATGATTGAAGGCATTTTGGGACAAGATCGTTTTATTGAACATGTTGCTATTATTGCTGATGCTCGTAAATTTGTATCGGCTCTTATCGTGCCTTGTCATGAAGCATTGGAAGAGTATGCAAGGTCAATTAATCTCAAATATCATGACCGGGTTGAATTACTGCGTCATAGTCAGATTATCAATATGTTTGAGCAACGCTTGAAAGAAATGCAGAAAAACTTTGCTCACTTCGATCAGGTAAAGCGTTTCATATTACTGCCAAAACCATTTTCAATGGAAACGGGTGAATTAACTCCAACACTGAAATTGAGGAGGAAAATTATTATGCAGCGTTACTATGAAGAAATTGAATCTATGTATCAGGATTGA
- the leuO gene encoding transcriptional regulator LeuO: protein MAEYTSVTAIKKDPNEIHLRNVDLNLLTVFDAVMQMQNVTRAAQMLGMSQPAVSNAVSRLKLMFNDELFVRYGRGIQPTARAHQLFGPVRQALQLVYNELPGVGFEPDNSDRVFSLSICSPLDIRLAAKIVEQVKQNTPNLGVTIRSYLHDNIEHQLRYQETEFVISYTQLERMDFHHYPLFNDELVLAVSNHHPRIENSISEQQLYEEHHAVVSLDNICSFSVPYYDGGKRLRSVVYQGTDLNSVLHIVSQTYLVAIAPRWLVEHYSEQLAIRAVSLPWDKVSRPCYLIWHESTTKDKGHQWMKSLLSQLSSR from the coding sequence ATGGCTGAATACACCTCAGTAACTGCAATCAAAAAAGATCCAAATGAAATTCATTTACGTAATGTGGATCTCAATCTGCTGACTGTTTTTGATGCAGTTATGCAGATGCAGAATGTAACACGTGCGGCACAGATGTTAGGAATGTCACAACCGGCTGTCAGTAATGCGGTTTCTCGTTTGAAGCTCATGTTCAATGATGAATTATTTGTGCGTTATGGGCGTGGAATACAACCGACGGCAAGAGCTCATCAATTATTTGGTCCAGTCCGTCAGGCATTACAATTGGTATATAACGAGTTACCTGGGGTTGGTTTTGAACCTGATAATAGTGATAGGGTTTTTAGTCTTTCAATTTGTAGCCCTCTAGATATTAGATTGGCGGCAAAAATAGTTGAACAGGTGAAGCAAAACACACCCAATCTGGGTGTGACGATTAGATCATATCTGCATGATAATATTGAACATCAGCTCAGGTATCAGGAAACTGAGTTTGTCATTAGCTATACGCAGCTAGAACGTATGGATTTTCATCATTACCCGTTATTCAATGATGAGTTGGTTTTGGCTGTTTCTAATCATCATCCAAGAATTGAAAATAGTATTAGTGAGCAGCAATTGTATGAGGAACATCATGCCGTTGTATCACTGGATAATATATGTTCATTCAGCGTTCCCTATTATGATGGAGGTAAACGTTTGCGTTCGGTGGTTTATCAGGGGACCGATTTGAATAGTGTGTTGCATATTGTTTCTCAAACCTATTTGGTTGCGATTGCGCCAAGATGGTTAGTTGAGCACTATAGCGAACAATTAGCAATAAGAGCGGTTTCATTACCGTGGGATAAAGTAAGTCGTCCGTGTTATTTGATTTGGCATGAATCTACAACGAAAGATAAAGGGCATCAATGGATGAAATCGTTGTTGAGTCAACTTAGTAGCAGATAA
- the leuA gene encoding 2-isopropylmalate synthase — MNQQVIIFDTTLRDGEQALQASLCVNEKLQIALALERMGVDIMEVGFPVSSPGDFESVQTIAKQIKNSRVCALARCVEKDIDVAAEALKVADAFRIHVFLATSDLHIESKLKKTFENVMEMATQSIKRARRYTDDVEFSCEDAGRTPIDNLCRIVENAIKAGATTINIPDTVGYTTPYQFGGIITNLIERVPNIDKAIISVHCHDDLGMSVANSITAVQSGARQIEGTINGLGERAGNCSLEEVIMAIKVRQQMLGVYTNINHQEIYRTSQLVSQLCNMPIPANKAIVGSNAFSHSSGIHQDGVLKNRETYEIMTPESIGLKEIQLNLTSRSGRAAVKHRMEEMGYQDKDYDLGSLYEAFLRLADKKGQVFDYDLEALAFINLQQQEPEFFHLDNFNIQSGSNVMATAAVCLVCGKELKSEAATGNGPVDAVYQAISRITEYPIELVSYQLSGKGQGKNALGQVNIVVECFGRRFHGMGLETDIVESSAKAMVHALNCVWRTEQVKKEKQRIQQNTKEMV; from the coding sequence ATGAACCAGCAAGTTATTATCTTCGACACCACGTTACGTGATGGAGAACAAGCATTACAGGCCAGCTTATGTGTGAACGAAAAACTCCAGATTGCCTTGGCCTTGGAGAGAATGGGTGTTGATATCATGGAAGTCGGTTTTCCAGTTTCCTCTCCTGGTGATTTTGAATCTGTACAGACGATCGCTAAGCAGATAAAAAACAGCCGTGTTTGCGCCTTAGCCCGTTGTGTAGAAAAAGACATTGACGTGGCAGCAGAAGCATTAAAAGTTGCAGACGCTTTTCGAATCCACGTTTTTTTAGCCACTTCCGATTTACATATTGAATCCAAGCTGAAAAAAACATTCGAAAATGTCATGGAAATGGCAACGCAATCAATCAAACGAGCACGTCGTTACACTGATGATGTCGAATTCTCCTGTGAAGATGCGGGCCGTACACCTATTGATAATCTGTGTCGGATCGTTGAAAACGCTATCAAAGCAGGCGCAACAACGATCAATATCCCAGATACTGTCGGTTACACCACGCCATATCAATTTGGCGGCATCATCACTAACTTGATCGAACGCGTTCCTAATATTGATAAAGCGATAATATCCGTCCATTGCCACGATGATTTGGGGATGTCTGTCGCCAACTCTATCACAGCAGTACAATCCGGTGCCCGTCAGATAGAAGGGACGATAAACGGTCTGGGTGAACGTGCCGGTAACTGTTCACTGGAAGAAGTCATTATGGCGATTAAGGTCCGTCAGCAAATGTTAGGCGTTTATACTAATATCAACCATCAGGAAATTTACCGCACCAGTCAGTTGGTCAGTCAATTATGCAATATGCCGATCCCCGCGAATAAAGCAATTGTTGGTAGCAATGCATTTTCCCACTCATCCGGGATTCATCAAGACGGGGTACTGAAAAATCGTGAAACTTACGAAATTATGACACCAGAGTCCATCGGCCTGAAAGAAATTCAATTGAACCTGACTTCCCGTTCTGGTCGCGCCGCAGTGAAACACCGTATGGAAGAGATGGGATATCAGGATAAAGATTACGATCTGGGTAGCTTATACGAAGCCTTTTTACGCCTGGCAGATAAAAAAGGCCAGGTATTTGACTATGATTTGGAAGCCTTAGCGTTCATCAATTTGCAACAACAAGAACCCGAATTTTTCCATCTGGACAACTTTAATATCCAATCTGGCTCCAACGTGATGGCAACAGCCGCTGTATGTTTAGTGTGTGGTAAAGAGTTGAAATCAGAAGCGGCCACAGGTAACGGCCCGGTAGATGCTGTCTATCAGGCAATCAGTCGAATAACTGAATACCCAATTGAACTGGTTTCTTATCAGTTATCAGGTAAAGGCCAAGGAAAAAATGCATTGGGTCAGGTCAATATCGTTGTCGAATGCTTTGGACGTCGCTTCCACGGCATGGGATTAGAAACCGATATTGTTGAATCCTCTGCCAAAGCAATGGTTCATGCTCTGAACTGCGTTTGGCGTACAGAGCAAGTTAAGAAAGAGAAACAACGCATACAGCAAAATACAAAGGAAATGGTGTAA